In the Sorghum bicolor cultivar BTx623 chromosome 4, Sorghum_bicolor_NCBIv3, whole genome shotgun sequence genome, atatatatatatatatatatatttatatttatatttaacctAACAAACCGGAGGCACACCCTGCGCAGCTATTAGGGCCACGTCGCCCCAAATGTTTTTACGGGTCCACCTCAGCGCCATGTCACCGCTGCCCCCTCCCATTGGTCCACCTCTGCACGCCTGTTTCGCATCCTGCGTTCGCTCTGGTAAATACTCCGTTGCCCTCCACTATTGCAAAGAAAAAAATGCCGCCCTCTCTTCCCGATACTTCTCGTCGCCTCCGTCGCCTTCTCTCCCCAATCTGTCCTCGGCGTGACGGATGGGGGCGGCCATGGCTGCGGCGCACTCTCTCCCCTCCCGGCCCATCAGCGCGAGGGCATCACGTCGTGGTGACGGTGGCGCAGCACGTGGGCGGCGTGGCGCGAGCGCCCCTGACGCGGCGGGACGGTGCCGATGCGTCCTCTTCCATCCTGAGGTAGCGACAAGCGCGCGAGGCGGCAGCGCTTCCTGCGGGCGGCGTGCCAGCGTGAACGGCCACCGTCCCTTCCCCCACCGCCCATGGGGCCAGGCCATGCGGCATGGGTGCGACCTCAGGCGGTGGTCGTACCTCTGCTCTCCCTCGGTCCATCCGCTCGCAAGtttgtcccccccccccccccccctctccttACTCTATGCGGTCAACCTGCTAGGTGCACGATTTCTCCATTGGATGGGTGATTTGGAGGGGTGAATCTTTTTTAATTGAGGCAATCCGGTAAGATAACATTGATTTTTTACCCTAGATATACTGTTCTCCCCCTTTTCTCCACCTAGCTTGCCTGATCTCGGTGACAGGATGGCAGGTCCATCATCTCCTGCTATTATCTTGTTTTTATAAATGTGCAGATCATGTGCACACTCAATGATAGTCTTTCTTGTACATTGATGACTAATTGGTTCATTCATGTTGTCTGCTGAGGTTTGGGGGTTGTGCAATGGTGAAATTTTTGTAGACTGAAACAATGAAATTGTGCAATGATGATTATATAATTACTTTGTAGAAATTGGATTGTTGTTTCTCCACCAAGAGGCGTACCATCACAAGGTACACACAATATACAGCTACTATCCTAACAAGTGAAGCTGCAGCTGTCATTCTCAAAAGTAAGATGTTCGTCAAAATGGGACTGTTTAGGTCATGGGAGAATTCTAAGTGTGTTTTCCCCTTTTCCTTTTATAGCATGTTCAGTTGAGCATTAATTGTTATCACCACATTTATTTAATATATATGGCTCATAGTTTCACAAATTTAATATATCATAATAGGTGCTCCCTTTGAAAGAAGGGTTGGGGTAGCATAGAGGTTTTGAGGGAAAATTTTCATGTACGCTTTGGGAGAGCATGCAGGTTTTGAAAATTATGCCTCTGCTatactatgaatcctataaataTAGCCTCTGCAAATTATGCCCTGAATTATTATATCACAGCGCAGACATGACCTAAATATAGCCTCTGCAAATTATGCCCTGAATTCATATAGTTTCTGCTACCAATTCAAACATATTTTCGCATTAGCTGCACCTGGTTATGCCTACTTCCTCTTCTCATCTTCTCCTTCCTAATCCAAACATGGTTATTCTAATTAAAGGCACCTGATAGCCAAGTTGTTCGTTAACTAATTTATGCAATACCTAATTATATTAAGCGAAATATCCCGTCTTTGCCTATGTGTCTGCAACCAAGAAAATAAAGGTGCCCTGTCATATCTATGTTTTTTTATAGAACAAGTGAATAGAGATGATTTCTACTATTTACTCTAATATAGGAATGCATCTGCATGTCCAAGATTGTTTGTTACAGTACTTTATTTATCTGACACTAAAATATATAGCAAGTGAAATAAAAACGTTATCCAAATGAGCACTTTTTAGCTAAAAATGATTGCATCTGCATGGTATGGAATGTACTTATTTTCTCATTTAGAGTTGTGATAGCAAGTATTTTTTTCCAGAATTCAAATTCCTTGGCTGGTCCATATAGATCAGTGCTACCCGATGCCACATTGTTGCTATCCTAGCAGTTGTGTATTTGATTAAGGTACGAAAAGAAATTGAAGGCCTCATTGTTTCTCTTGTTTTCTTCGTTCATTCAGGTATAGAATTGGTTGGCTAATCTGTATTTACAAATTTAGACAACCGCTGCTTGCTTATGACAtatatttctttttattttctcatcCATCCATGAGTCTGATGAAGCGTTTCAGTCAATATGGGATTTACTTGACTATGTACCAGTAGGCCTGGCGTCAAAAAGAGACATCAAGTGCTCATTCAGCTCTGTCAATTATCCTCATATGAAATTCTATAAGCTTTTCAATTTCCATGCCTATGCACCTAAAGGTCTGATGATCTATGCAGTTATCTGATTTACAGCAGGAATTGACAGCCATTTGGAACCAGaggaacgtgcatgcatgtgCTTGCATCTATTCTGGTTGTTGTTTTAATTCCAAGGGTCGGTTCGTTTAGCTTTTTCATATCTGTGTGTACAATGATTTTCCAGAGCTTTTGACTTGGTGTCTGCAACTTGATTTTTTTATGGTCCAAATGTTCTTTGTAACATGTGTAAAAATTACTATTGCATATGCTATGAATTCCCAGAGCTTTTGACTTGGTGTCTGCAATTTGATTTTTTAACTATGTGCTGCTCACTCTAATTGTGACTTACTCCATTTACCAACTGTGCATATTGACATTCTTTTATTTTCCACAGAATAGTAGGATGAAGGACGAAATAAATAGACTAAGGATGATCatggatcactttcctttttcctttttccatcCTTATTTTCCTTTCATTGAGTTTTTAAACTGTGCTACTCACTCTAATTGGTGACTTGCTCTATTTACCAACTGTGCATATTGACTGAGTTTTTGACTGTATGCTGCTCGCTCTAATTGTGACTTGCTTTGTTTACTAATTGTGAGTGCTGACCTTCTTTTATTTTTCACATAATACTAGGATGAAGGAGGAGAGGAAGAGGCTAAGGATGATCATGACATAGTAAATGGGGGAGAACCTACCTTTAATTTGATCTACAAGTTATGAGCAACCTTGTGCAGGATCGAGTTTGCGATACACAAAGTTCATCTCAGGAAGGTAACTAGGCAGTACATGATCAATTTCCACAAGAGATGCACATGATGCCAGGAGAGCAAAACGGCTACATGCCGCCTCATGGTGAGGCACTTGACCCTGCTTATAGTATTAGTTTCCATGTAAACTTTACTAAAAGGGAACCATGTTTGTGCACTTAGCCCTGCTTACAGTATTGTGGAAACATGAGTTTCCTTCCTATGATATTTTCATGAAAAGCACTCGCTGTATATTCCCAATAAACAACGAAGTTGCCTACATTGTCAGTCATCATTAATCAGTGACATATTAGAACTTAGTTACCTTGGGTGGTATCATACATATAACACCTtctaaattttattttttactcATATAAAACAAACATATGCACCCTGGTAATTcgtttcataatttttttggTTACCCTACAGCTTGCTGCAACATAAACCTGAAATAGTTGGACAAAAATGCTAGATTTATATTGTCAAGTTCATGCTAGCTATAACATGTTACAACCCAACCCTGCTCCAGAACTGCTTCTACATATTACCCTTGGCCTTCAATTCGTAGTTGTAGATGCCTTTACACCTGCTGCCAGAATTTCAGATTAGAATCACTGCACCACAAATACAATTTGAGACACTATAAATGGGACTTTGCTGGAACATTTAGATCAGTACCTCACCTCTGTTTGTTTCCATCTCCTAGGTTTGCAAGCACCCCTAGTGTGCCTCATCCAAAACTGCTTGTAGCTATTTCCCTTGGCCTTTAATTTATAGTTGTACATCCCATCAGAATCATTGCAGCACAACTCTGTTATATACACACTGTAAATAGGACTTGGTTAGAACATTAAAATAAGTAGAAGACATTGGGTTGCAATGTTGGTTGTGCCAAGACATAGAAATAATTTAGGATGCCGCTCCTCAATCATGACTATGCTTGATTGTTATATCCTTTCATGATTTAGAGCAATTCTAGCAGGGCCCCTACTCGAGCCCCAATAGCTAAATATGGGTGCTCAGACAAAAAACGCTACTTCAGCAGACCCCCTACTAGAGCCTCCAATAGGTGGGCACCCAGACCTCCCCCACAGACCCCATCTTGTTGGCCCAACATCCCAGCCCCATCCAGTGATTCCTCGCAGCCGCTCCAGCACCGGCTCCTTCCCCTTCCTCCCACGGTCTTTCCCGTCTCCGGCCCCCGAACTCCTGTGCCGCTCTCGTGTGCGTATTGGGATAGCTCAGATGGTGAGAGATTAAagatgacaggtgggtcccaatAGGCAGCGTCTTTTAAGAAAATTTGGGGGCTTTAATTTAGGGCTTCTGCTGGAGCAAATATAAAATAAAGGGCCAATAAAAATAGGAGGAAGCACCCAAATGGGGGCTTTAATTTAGGGGCTACTGCTAGAGTTGCTCTTAAGGATATATATACTTGGTTTTAGTTATTATATATAGATTGATCTCGTCATGTACCAAAACACCCTGTTAAAGCAATGCGTGGCGTCCATGATTCGGGGATATGTACCATTGTACTTCTTTTTCTGATAAATTCAACAATGCAACTTTTGACAAATGTGGTCAGTACGTTCTTATGTACCATCTCTTACTATTTATGCAATCCAGTAAATTTGATTAGTTGTTAGCCTATTTCAAACTATTATTATTGTAGACCTAGATTCAAGGTCGCAAAAGTAGAGATGCAAACATGCCTTGTCTACTTATGTCCATTACCGTCTCTACTGTATTTCAGACTCATCTCTTATCTCCTGTGTGTATGCAGGCATAGGGTTTGGCATATTAAGCCAGCCTCCAATCATGCATATCCTGTTGCCAAGTGTGTTCCTAGGTGGTTCTAACCATGTGTTGCACGTCGCAGATTTTACCACACTTGATTGATGACCAGTTGACCACATTGCAGCTCTGTCTATATCATGATTTATATGTGTTACTTTCCTCGACCTAAATTGCTCCACAGAGACAATGACTCAGCTGCAAATCAAGTTTACCCTTAGTTGTAATATTTTGTCAGCTTTGATGTACTGGTCAATTACTTTGCATCTGTTTTTACTTTTTAGAACTGCTGCCTCAGCAAGAACAATATTGCTTTTCATACTTTGTCCTCAATTCATTGTCTGCTTGAGTGTCAACTTGATTATGTTGATGTTGTGTTATCATTGTACCTCCCGATCTTGGTAATGGATCCGTACTCATGACCGCTTTTTCTTTTTGCATGATCCTTGTGTGGTGTTTTCAGCTTCTGCCCTCAAATGATGTAGGGTACATAAATGATATGAGTTGTTTGTACACTATACCTGAAGATTCTACTTCGTGCCTTAGAAATTAGATGCTTTAGTTTTATTTGTCAGTTTTATGCTTATGATAGAAATATGATTGCTTGCTTTCTTATAATTTCATCTACCAAGTTTAATAGATTACTCTGCCATGAATGAACTATGTATGTGTCTACGTGATGGAATATTTTCGATCGGCGCGCAAGGGCGCGCCACTCctactagtatatatatatatacatgagaCCACGTCGTTTTCTCCGTTGACGCTACCAAAGCAAATTGACGAGAAACCGGCCGGCCGGCTATCCACATCTCCCGTGGCAAGTCGTACGTGCGCATGGTCTAAATTAGGTCAAGGTTACACGTAAAAAAGCTGTGGCGTAAAATTGTTCATTCCACGCGCACTGATTTGACATGTCTTTTGGTAGTAAtagtaaggtcttgtttagttccatttaaaaataaaaacaaatcaaaatttctcatcatatcggtatatgtatatatataaaaattaaaCCAACGAAACACTCGTCTACGTATAGCGGCATGCGTACCTATGGCTGACAGTGCTGTACTGTCACCGACACTACTACTCGAGGCAGTTGAACTGTAATGTGTCAAAGCCtcaaagaccttgtttagttcacgtaaaatcttacggcacatatatgaaatattaaatatagataaaaataaaaactaattgtacaatttggctgtaaatcgtgaggtgaatcttttaagcctagttactatatgattggacaatgttcgtCAAAtaaaaaacgaaaatgttaccgtatcaaaatccaaaatttttttgaatctaaataaggcctcaaCTTCTTGGTCAGATTAAAATTAAAGTAGGATGGCAGAATGCAGAGAGTCAGAAACCATTGTTTAACATCTGGGACCAGAGCAAGATATATAAAAGTAGAAACAAATTTAAGCAACAAGGGAGAAAAGATTGAAATGACAAGCACTTGAAATAAACACTCTCTTCGATCATCATCGTCATGTACAGGCGGCTGCGTCTTCCTGGCTAATCATATccgatctctatatatatacataacaaAATAATAAGGAAAAAAGTTGGAAAAATGCTGCATATAACAAACTAAGTCATCAACTAGGCGCGCAGCTTACGTACGCTAATGACTAGATTATCCCTAATTAAGTTGGAAATGCTACAAGTTTTAATTTccaccccacacacacacatataggaTACGGTGTCAACCAGGACATGCTTGCAGTCTTGGAGACTATCAAcaacgcaaaaaaaaaaaaaaacacacacacacacacacacacaagtacGTACGCATATGACAAGACAGCTGCTAACTAGCTAATCATCGGAGGTGGCGGCCGCCGTCTCGGCTGGGCACTCGACGATGCTCTCAAGGCTGGGCCGCCACCCGTCGGCTTCGGCGCTGCGGCGGCCATCACGCTTGCGCGCCATCTCCTGGAGCACGTCCTCGAGGCGGCGGTCGCCGGCCTTGAGCTGCGCCACCAGCCACCCCAGCTCGCCCTTTGTCAGCACCATCTTCACCTTCATGACCGACGACGGCGCCGCCGCCCCTTGATCAATTattacctcctcctcctcatcaccGGCAGCGCTTTTCCTccgctgcagcagcagctgctgctgctgccgccctgCTTCTACGGCGACGGCGCAGCTGCTAACGCCACCGCCGCTGCTCTGGACGCAGTTGCCCATATGGCAGACTAGCTCCGTGACTGTACCtagctactagctagctagctcaccTGCTCATCAACAGCTAAGCTCAGTCCGCAGCTTGGTTAGGTTGGTTATTATTGGGTGGCTTGGGTTGGTTTGGTACAGCCGTGCAGGCTAAGTGAGGCGTATATAAGAGGGTGAGGGGTTGGGACAAGGTGGAGATATATATCTGCCTGTTTGTTTGAGTTTATCTATCGAATCATttagtagtttttttttctcataataagtTAGTAAATAGTACTTTCAATCATAGTTTTTGAGACAAACAAATGTGTTGCTGATGCGGCATGAATGATCCATTTACTGTCACTTTCTAGCTAGTTTCTAGGGCACATGGTGGGGACCAAGATTGTGCAATGTCATCGACAATATGAACTAAATTTTTTGACCTTCAAAACAAATTAGATTTATTAGTTATTACACTACTACAGGAAAGATTTGTATCTTTCTCTGGTTCACGTCTATTTGTAGCATGAAACCTCAGTCGTCTCGTCTTGTCCCAGCGGTTGATATTTTTAAAAGCCTTCGAAAACATATTTCCTGAGATTAGCTCTTTTTTCGGGCCACCTCTAAAATCAATttcaaaagttcaaaatttcccATCAACTTTAAAATTTCATATTCTGATAGAATTGCACATAAACCAATATGTCATCACAACACATATAATAAGTCATAGTTATGTGATTGCAGTTATCACCAAAAACAATAACCACCTAGGAGCGAGTATAGATGCTTACAACGAGGCACACCTTCATATTTTGTTATGTTTGGTCACCAATTATAGAGATCTCAAGGTTTTCCGATTCATGCATTGCACGTGCGTGGATATCCTGTTACGGATGGGATGATAAAACTATAATTACTTCTCAtaagatttagaagtcgttttggatAAGATTTAGATCAAAtattagaaatataaatcatcaataatttttaaattgttgagtttgcaaatgtgaaatttttttaaataaatttatcttaaaaatactttcatcaaagtatacatatatcaatttttataaatatttttataaaataaaaggtTAAAATTATGTTTTGGAGGCCGTATTGCTGTCTTAAAcaacttctaaatcctatacggagAAAGTAAGTTGTGAGAAAACAGAAATAGACGAACATTTTACAAAGGAAGATACCAACAATTCAATCACAGACATACTCGACCACAAGGATATACGTACATGACAACGTTAGGGACGCTTCCGTCGACCAACGTACACGTACGTATGACCCAACCGACGTTGGTAGTTAGCTGCACGTGAACTCGCTACCATCCATGCACCACTACAATTATAGGCCAATTGTCACCACAACACAAAAAAGATTCCATTTCACGAACACAAAAAGGTCCCGTGATGGAAGGGCTGGGGCTATCTTATAGCCTTCTTCCACTAGTGCCTAAGTCTTATTTCTGGGTAAAAACTATTATGGTTTGACCTAACATCATTAGAGGGACCTGTCACTCATACATCCAGTTGTTTGTACGGTATACGTAAGGATAAAGATGGTGCTCTAAATGGATACATACAGTTTTTCTCTAGTCTAACTTAATAAACTATTAAGTTAGACTATAGAAGAATCGTGGGTATTCATTTGGAGCACCATCCCCATCCTTATGTATATGACGGCGAAAGTCATATGCTATATTTATATTCATACATAGGTACATAGCCATATGTAAACATGACTAAATTATTGTCTGTTAAACATACAATATATATCTTTCTTTCCTCAGTGGTGAAGCTACGTGTAATAAGGCTGTCGATGTTGATGCACCCACAATTTTTTGAATATCAGTGAATAGAATTGAAATTTCACCATGGTTGTGATTCAAATCTATGCATAGCCGCACCTCCTtaaatttgctctagcttcgctACTGCTTCTCTTTATATTAAGTAAGTAACTTTATTAGCAATGTTTCAGAGAATAGGGTTTTTCAAAACGGTACAGGCCGGAGCGACGCAAACTGCCATGGAAAAAAAGaacaaactaaggccttgttcagttcaaaAAAGTATAGTTTTTTGCtactatagtactttcgtttttatttgacaaacattgtccaatcacggagtaactaggctcaaaagattcatctcacaaattacaggtaaactatgtaattagttcttattttcgtctatatttaatactccacgcATACgaccaaaaattcgatgtgacaaggaatcttaaaaatttttgcgaactaaacaaggccttaggctagtctcaatgcatgtttcatgagagtgtcatgcacattaaatagagtgccacataagcaaaattgctaacttggcagggtcattaaatgaatgaGTTTCATCCgatgagagagaagtttcatccctatgaaactcttgtggctcggttacctagtttatagttttggtaactgtgctataaaactatgcattgagactgaccttaacAAAACGCCTAACAGCTGCATGACTATTGACTAGCACGCGTACGGTTTAGAGACCATGGTCAGTCAGAACATGAGCAAAGCCGTCAACTACTAGTCTACTAGTCTAGTACACAGCGGGAGAAGGAGAAAGAAGGCCGATCGATCCTGACAAGAGTGACAGTCCTGATGAAAGGAACAAGCGACGTCGAGCGCTTAACCATCAGCCCATCACCCATCGCTCACGAAATTTCCCGGCTAGCTAGCTCATCAAACGGTCTTACCTGCTGACATGGGCGTAGCATCAGGCTGACATGGCACTACTCACTCGAAGCTGCCAAATTCAGAGAAGGAAATTATAATTCCTGCAAGAGAACAAGTAGCGGAAAAGACATGAGATGGTGCCAATGGGAGCAGCATCTACAATGGAACCAAAACCTGACGAAACCATGTAAACGCACCAGCCAGCAAGGATTGGAGAGAATCCTAAACTATTTGCGAGAGCCAGCAGTTTGTTAACCTGGACAGGGATGAGCAGAAACAAATTGGGATGCATGTGTGCTGCGCTGTCGTGTTTAGAAATCTCTGCAACTTGGACTCCAAAAGTTGCAAGTATTATTGCAACAAGCGCACAAGAGCACCACCCTGCTACATTACAATGAGGAAGATATGGTGATATCAAACACTCCTGGGCTCCACGCTTGCAACCAAACAAGGCATTATTTTTCTTTCATTTCTTTTTTGCAGATAATATATAAATGATGCAAACAATGACGTTGCGAATGCGTACACTGACCCTGCGTTGCTTCTGATCCCTTCCGACCCATCTGTAACCGTAAGCCCTGTGTGGATCGGACaacaagaacagcagttggtgcATCGCAGTCACGACGATGTCAGAGCAAAAATGCAGGATTTCATTGCGTTATTAGCCGTTAGCCAAAGGGAGAGGAGGGTTCCTGTCAATCACTACCGAATCTGTCTCAGAGTGAGGCACCTATCATCTGCAAATTAGTTTGTGTTTTGGTTTCCGGGACAAGAAAGGAAGAAAACGGCCAGAGATGACAAGTGCATCATAGTACTGCAGATAgtgacactactacagaatgaggcattggtcgatgcccaaaatggccaaaaacctcggtctTTTTGCggtccggggttaaagacccctttagcaccggccagagccacgggccgaggcaaaccctttag is a window encoding:
- the LOC8078341 gene encoding uncharacterized protein LOC8078341, with the translated sequence MGNCVQSSGGGVSSCAVAVEAGRQQQQLLLQRRKSAAGDEEEEVIIDQGAAAPSSVMKVKMVLTKGELGWLVAQLKAGDRRLEDVLQEMARKRDGRRSAEADGWRPSLESIVECPAETAAATSDD